GAACCTTACTACTAACGAACATATGTAACTTAATCTAAAAACAAAAAATTATAGTTATgaaacgaatgtatgttatgatATAGAATTTAAACAACGTTTGTTGGCTCTGCACACTCTGTACATGTGCGAACACGCCCCTGAGTCTTATATTTGATTACTCCATAACGATGCCGTATATTTGCTCTTGAGATTATCGTTATGATTTTTATTTGCTTCAGGTCCTGAAAGTTATCGTAATCTACTTATGTTTATTGGCTTTCACAACTTCTTCCATGAAATCCTTTTAAACTCACACCCTCTTGTCCGTCTTGAACAATTTCATGAATACAGATCTCAATAAACATTTTTACCACGCTTACGTTTAAGCTAGAGAAAATGTGTGAAGTTTTTTACTTTCCGAAAAATCAAAATTTTCTCTGTGAACTAGATCGATAACAGAAAGAACCAGTTCGAATACTTTTTTTAGAACATCTGTTTTGGAATCACCCAGAGGTAAATTAATTTTTAGGACAGCCGTTTCGGAATCACCCATAGGAGAATTAACCACCTTCGGGATTATATTCCACACACGCGCTTCAAGGATGTTCCAAATGACCCCCACACAGATATCAATCTATACGGGCATGTATCCTGTGAAAAATAATGGTAATCAGCCTGACGAGGCTCGAaccgagacctctcgaaacccaagAACCTTGGGGTACCACTTAGTGCGGGTGGTAGTTCGGatcactgttgcaaaacaccccgtctcgagccgttgcgacgcccgttgcgacggtttggtgactagcccgtcccgtcgaagaaaaccgtctaatatgacagtcaacggtcaaaattagggtcaggtcaaagtctctcaaaattcggaaaagtcagaaagtcggtaaaatcggtcaaatttgtcaTATTTGAGTTTGAATTTTCTGTATCATATTAACGGTAATAGCGATTATGagtacaaattagtcaattaaagtttttggctttaaaatatgtacacatatctacatttatatacttatatacacacacacgcgctttcgggcaggaaacccgaaccatactctgaggatccgaccctttaaccatcccgaggggcaggcgggccggatcttagtcccggagcgggtcggtaaaaccttccctttgggccaccttcaaggaatatatttcaattcctagagcgggtgacgaggctcgaacccgagacctctagccctgcgagtacacaagtgtaaccgcgataccattgaagcaatgcttcgttgacTTTATTATTCCTtgtgatgactaggcttcggtccggactgatgcaagcttgcctttcaaaaatatatatatatatatatatatatatatatatatatatatatatatatatatatatatatatatatatatatatatatatatttttaaaagtcaactttggtcaacgtccgtctcgactccCGTCTCGaactttttaggacccgaccgtctcgactccGTATCACGTCTTTTGCAACGatacgtcttttgcaaccttggttcGGATACTATTATGTGTAGAATATGCACACAATACCATAAAGAAACGGTTAAATGAGTTTAAGTCGTCCAAGATCCAAACTGTAACTCACGTATCACATGAAGATGTTTAGACATAAACAAGCCAAGGCAAGCTTTATCAGGTCAAACTAGACCCATATTTGTTTGCCTCCAAATAAAATTTATATCTTTTGCAGATTCTAATTAGCAAAAAATCGTGGTGTTATATATACATAGCTGCGCCACACTGAGTCTGTTTCTGTTTACTAGTTTGGTTGTGCATATGCATGCATGTATGCACCATGTTTAAGTTGCTGCTTACAGCAAGTAACAAGTGAAGTtacacaaaaatattataaatcatcttAAAACACGTGTATAGTTCTTTATGAACTTTTAATGTATAATACAACACTCAATTTGTTCCACTACATTCCATCTTGTTATTTAGTCTATGATCACAACTATACAAGAGATATTTAAACGCTCTGTTCTTCAGAATTTCATGTTGTACGAGTACATCACTTGTAACCTGCAAATACGGAGTTTATATTGTAACTTGATCATTAAACTATAAAGGCGACACAATGGATTAATCGGCTGGGTTGGAGTATAGCAGATAAAAAAAAGAGACATATTTCGATAAGGTCAGGTATACCTAACCACAGTTGTGGAATAATTTTGTAAACAATCAAGGCACCAAATTAGATTAGAATAACTATTTTAATTCCTTGATGATAAAACTTTTTTCATAAAATGAAAAGGATGCTTCAACCATACTTGGGGGACACTCGACCCATTTACGCAGTTTCTTTTATGTGAATTCTTTTTCTATTTTAAGGGTTTGACCACCATTGAAGATTAAAGATCACCCGAGTACCCAATTTTCACCCATTGATAAGTCAGTGGGTCAAAATTGCCATCTGTGATAACCACTAAACTTAACATATGAAAAGGGGAAGGCCACAATAAAACTAACCTTTTTCTTAAAGTGCCATTTCTGCTTGCAATGCAGCGAGTTCATCTTCCTCAGCAGTGTTTTGCCGATGAGCTGGACGTGTTGGCTGCTTGACAGCTGGCACGTGCACCGGTGCAGCAGGGGCAGTTGTGGCAGGTTGGAGTAGTTGTTCCTCCAACTCAGCTCCTTCTAATTCTTCAAGTTCAGCTTCCAGTTCGTCCTgtttcgaaagaaaaaaaaatgattgatTAGTAGTCCAGTGTTCAAAAATGTTCCGTTAATATCCAGATGTCTCGTCTTCAATAGCagaatttattatgaaaatattttaacagagaTTACATTAGAATTAGAATATCATTTATAAttcaggaaaagaaaaaaaaatggaagaTGGGAACAGTACCTCATCAAAATCAGCAGCTGCACCCATAGGTGTTGCCAATGCTTCTTGAATTTGTTTCATATTTTCAGTTTGTTCATTTATTTCATCCATAGTCTTGTCAACATCATCAATGTTTCTGCATCATAAAAGTTAATAGATCAAATAACATTAAATTAtctaattcaaaaaaaaaaaaaaataccatatAAGTTGTGTAAATGGATGTTAATCTGTATTGCtcttgaaataaaatgcatgtgacTGAAAAGCAATTCAGGGTTTTGTAGCAATCGAAGAGCATCATCTTCTgatcattataattacaattaatcACACCAGTTTACATGACCAAGTAGAGGTATCAACCCATTTAAATATATACGGTTTGCCAtgggttatatttaatatttatatatggtcAAATGGAGAAAAGGTAATAGAACCAACTAAAATTAATCCAGGTCAAACTTCATTCAGGTCAAACTTACGTTGCCTTCTGCATGGCCTTCATTGCTGCAGCACCAGTTCTCAAAGCATCAACGGTTTCTGTGGTGGCTTTTGCACCTTCGAGCATAATCATCTGAGATTCAAATTCAAACAGTACCCAAGTTTCAATTTTTGTACCACGATCTATAATACCAAGAACCAAATTTATCTTAAAAGTATCACTTAGATCACCTGGTCAT
The window above is part of the Rutidosis leptorrhynchoides isolate AG116_Rl617_1_P2 chromosome 1, CSIRO_AGI_Rlap_v1, whole genome shotgun sequence genome. Proteins encoded here:
- the LOC139872265 gene encoding vacuolar protein sorting-associated protein 32 homolog 2-like, with amino-acid sequence MFTRVFGKPKQEANAVTTLDKLNETLEMLEKKEKVLLKKASAEVEKAKEYTRAKNKRAAIQCLKRKKLYEQQVEQLGNFQLRIHDQMIMLEGAKATTETVDALRTGAAAMKAMQKATNIDDVDKTMDEINEQTENMKQIQEALATPMGAAADFDEDELEAELEELEGAELEEQLLQPATTAPAAPVHVPAVKQPTRPAHRQNTAEEDELAALQAEMAL